A segment of the Salmo trutta chromosome 3, fSalTru1.1, whole genome shotgun sequence genome:
attgcaaaagggttttctaatgatcaattagccttttaaaatgattaacttggattagctaaacttttgaacagtagtgtatatctttttattttttatcatgCCCTTGCAGTACCTCTGCATCCCCCACTTTGAGAACTACTAGTCTAGAGAGCACAGTAAACATTTGCTTAGGAGTATTTTTAAACTCTCCATGGTTAAGCAGGAAGACATGGATGTCattgttgtaaaaaaaaactgtGAGTGTGCTTGGTTTATCATCATCCTAAATTTAAGTATTTCATTATTTAGTTGTATTTTATTATTTGACTTTATTCCAATTTCCCCAAGGTTTGTGTTACTACATTACACAAGCTCACATTTTCAACAGTAACATTTTGTTGAGATACAAGATCCTTTTTTCTTCAGATTGGTGATGCTAAATATAAAAGTTCACTGTCATCACGAATAGATTTAAATCGATTGCTTTAAACAGATTAATCATCATTTTTAAAGGTCCAATTCAACGCTTtcaatatcaatatcaaatcagtTCTGGGTAACAGACAgataagtaccttactgtgattgttttcaattaaaattgtaatCTCCCACCCGACATTCTAGAATTTTGATGACTGTCTTCAACAAATTCTCTTCTTACCAGTGATGTGAAAATGATTCTCAGATTCCGTGTGGCCTAAAAAAATGAACAATTCCATTATGCTTACCGTGTTGtcgacccacttgaatcaaaatgcaacacttcagaATGTAGCTAGGTgtcttctacaaattgtcctgtaaccagtgatgtacacattattcacagattccgtgtggtttttgagctgttagttttaacaggacgtgcaacctcatctccccccCTCTAAAACTATTGATTTCAATGTGATAATCGATAGGAGGGACTGATAAGTGTTGCGTTTCTTTCTGTTGGTGTCCCCCGTATCAAAATGCAAcattccaaaatgtagctgactgtcttctgcaggttgttcTCTAACCAGTGAGTAAAATGATGTGGTTTTTACATtattcccccctaatcgatatgaGTGATTTATTGTTAAAACAACAGGGTGCCGTTTCTAAGGTGctcatttaaaaaatacaagtaatatgattagtATTGTTGCACATTTATGTGTAGacagcacattttatgtttaggttttcaacatattacaaactgtttctgcatgttggttattgatttggacacgttaactGTGTTTTTACATTGAGCTATTGAGCTAAATGTTTTGTCAACAGCGACAGCATCATTTTGAACTTAAGTTTTAGGAATATAAATTGAACTTTCAACATTTTAATTTGCAATGGTATTGGACTTACTCAGGGGAAAACTGCTCAGTGGGTCCAAAAATGTGCTGTGATTTATTTTAGATGATATAGGCTGCCAGAAATCACCAAAATGGGTTTTCCCTGCCTACTCATATAGATCCTTGGTTATATCATCTGCCAGTGGGCTACCATTTGCAAGTCTTAGATATGACCTTAACGACACATCTCAGTTGTCCTCCACACCACTGCAGGTCCTGTTCTACCTCAACAGATGGTATTTTGCTGCCTACTTCCTTGCTGAGGGTCTGATGTTTGTTTACAAAGGTTTGTAGTCTACTCAAATGGTCACACAAGAGACAAACTAATGTTTAATCAATCGCTCACTGCCTGATGTTTTGCAAACCCAGTGTCAAGGCTAaaagcaaaattattgatttgtAAATATGCCTTTGTATTTCCACAGGATTGTTGTTACCATACCCACCAGCTAGTCTCACGTTGGACGTTGGGCTACTACTTGTTTTCCTTGGCTTGGAATCCCTCCGAATATTttacggtttgtgttttgttaagCTGTATTCTGGGCTACAGGTATGTCTCTGCATCATCACATGGTGTAGAATAATACATGTGTTCATTAAAGCAAGAATATTCACATTATATAGCCTACATTGTGTGTTTATTACTTGTCATATTTATTGCCATAATGGCATCTGATAGTTCTATTTGGCACCTACTGTAGGACTATGCTATATGTTCTTCCTTATGATCATGTGCTAATGTTTTTTTTCCGTCCACACTTGTTCCAGGTTGGAAGGGGAACTTAACAGAGCGTTCTCTGGCCATGTCAGTGAGTGTGCTGGTCCTGGTGCCGTGCACAGTGCTGTCTGTATACTACCTGATGCTGCAGACCTTCGTCCTGCGCCTGGAGTTCATCCTTAATGCTGTGTTGCTCTGCTTCTACAGTCTGGAGATGC
Coding sequences within it:
- the LOC115167183 gene encoding transmembrane protein 216 isoform X2, with product MFVYKGLLLPYPPASLTLDVGLLLVFLGLESLRIFYGWKGNLTERSLAMSVSVLVLVPCTVLSVYYLMLQTFVLRLEFILNAVLLCFYSLEMLLGIMSISAFSRSKVF
- the LOC115167183 gene encoding transmembrane protein 216 isoform X1 — encoded protein: MAVSGKHPILSSTPLQVLFYLNRWYFAAYFLAEGLMFVYKGLLLPYPPASLTLDVGLLLVFLGLESLRIFYGWKGNLTERSLAMSVSVLVLVPCTVLSVYYLMLQTFVLRLEFILNAVLLCFYSLEMLLGIMSISAFSRSKVF